One segment of Porticoccus hydrocarbonoclasticus MCTG13d DNA contains the following:
- a CDS encoding FAD:protein FMN transferase, with the protein MASFLFVAVVVSLLSACDRQSQLVFDGRTMGTTYQVKLVPSEQSVSGDLGQKIQSRLDSLNNTFTTYQQDSELMLLNRAPVGQIYAVSQDMLHVLNTAKEVHQLTSGAFDPTVGALVNLWGFGPENTGNRIPSETDIAAELGLVGFNELQITPDATSIIRTSDIALDMSAVAKGYAVDAVAELLEQEGFNNYLVEVGGELRLKGVKANKDPWRIAIEVPSLERGLVQKVLIPGDAAVATSGDYRNYFEKDGKRYSHTIDPRTGHPLDHQLASVTIIAEKAVFADALATGFMVLGTDASLKVAEENKLAVYLLVKEGEAFKSYYSSAFAPFLSGD; encoded by the coding sequence ATGGCCTCGTTTTTATTTGTCGCTGTAGTGGTTTCTCTATTGTCTGCCTGCGATCGACAGTCCCAATTGGTCTTCGATGGTCGGACGATGGGAACTACCTATCAGGTCAAGTTGGTACCAAGTGAGCAATCAGTCAGTGGTGACCTTGGACAAAAAATTCAATCCAGATTGGATAGCCTGAACAATACCTTCACGACTTACCAGCAGGATTCGGAATTGATGTTGCTGAATCGCGCACCCGTGGGTCAGATCTATGCGGTTTCACAGGACATGTTGCATGTGTTGAACACTGCCAAGGAAGTACACCAACTGACGTCTGGGGCATTTGATCCCACCGTGGGCGCATTGGTAAATCTATGGGGATTTGGTCCGGAAAACACAGGCAACCGGATTCCTTCGGAGACAGATATAGCCGCTGAACTGGGATTGGTGGGTTTCAATGAGCTGCAGATCACCCCGGATGCTACCAGTATTATCAGAACCAGCGATATCGCTCTGGACATGTCTGCGGTTGCAAAGGGCTACGCAGTCGATGCTGTTGCAGAATTACTGGAGCAAGAGGGGTTCAACAATTACCTGGTTGAAGTGGGTGGTGAACTTCGTCTGAAAGGTGTAAAAGCGAACAAGGATCCCTGGCGTATTGCCATTGAAGTACCTTCCCTTGAAAGAGGCTTGGTTCAGAAAGTCCTGATTCCGGGAGATGCGGCAGTGGCAACTTCTGGAGATTATCGCAATTATTTTGAAAAAGATGGTAAGCGTTATTCGCATACCATTGACCCGCGCACCGGTCATCCACTCGATCATCAATTGGCTTCTGTTACCATTATTGCTGAAAAAGCTGTATTTGCAGATGCATTGGCCACTGGATTTATGGTGCTGGGGACTGATGCCAGTCTTAAGGTAGCTGAAGAAAATAAACTGGCGGTTTATTTGTTGGTCAAAGAAGGGGAAGCTTTTAAAAGCTACTATTCATCCGCTTTTGCCCCTTTTTTGTCAGGAGATTAG
- the nqrF gene encoding NADH:ubiquinone reductase (Na(+)-transporting) subunit F — MNLEIILGVVMFTVVVLALVAFILAARSQLVSSGDVTIDINGEKKITVAAGNKLLQTLSNAGLFLPSACGGGGTCAQCKCIVLDGGGAMLPTEESHFTRREAKEGWRLSCQTPVKQDMRVEVPEDVFGVKQWECTVESNPNVATFIKELTLRLPEGENVNFRAGGYVQLECPPHHVKYKDFDIEPEYRADWERFGFLDLESKVDETVIRAYSMANYPEEKGVVKFNIRCATPPPGSKGIPPGQMSSYTFSLKPGDTIKVYGPFGEFFAKDTNAEMVFVGGGAGMAPMRSHIFDQLRRIKTDRKMTFWYGARSLKECFYSEEYDELAEQNPNFEWHLALSDPQPEDNWEGLTGFIHQVLYENYLKDHPAPEDCEYYMCGPPMMNAAMIKMLVDLGVEQENILLDDFGG; from the coding sequence ATGAATCTGGAAATCATACTCGGCGTCGTCATGTTTACCGTTGTCGTACTGGCATTGGTGGCTTTCATTCTGGCAGCGAGGTCCCAGCTGGTCAGTTCCGGCGATGTGACCATTGATATCAATGGTGAGAAGAAAATTACCGTAGCTGCTGGTAATAAGCTCTTGCAAACCCTGTCCAACGCTGGACTTTTCCTGCCCTCTGCCTGCGGTGGTGGTGGCACATGTGCTCAATGTAAATGCATTGTCCTTGATGGTGGTGGTGCCATGCTGCCAACCGAGGAGTCTCACTTTACCCGCCGTGAAGCCAAAGAGGGCTGGCGCCTTTCCTGTCAAACACCCGTTAAACAGGATATGCGTGTAGAGGTGCCAGAGGATGTCTTCGGGGTAAAGCAGTGGGAATGCACGGTTGAGAGCAATCCGAATGTGGCGACTTTTATCAAGGAGCTGACGTTACGTTTACCTGAGGGTGAAAATGTCAACTTCCGTGCGGGCGGTTATGTCCAGCTCGAATGCCCTCCCCATCATGTCAAATACAAAGATTTTGATATTGAACCAGAATACCGGGCAGACTGGGAGCGGTTTGGATTTCTGGATCTTGAGTCGAAAGTCGATGAAACCGTTATCCGCGCCTACTCAATGGCCAATTACCCGGAGGAAAAGGGTGTAGTAAAGTTTAATATTCGTTGTGCGACGCCACCACCTGGATCCAAGGGCATTCCTCCGGGTCAGATGTCCTCTTATACCTTTAGTCTGAAGCCTGGGGATACAATCAAGGTTTATGGCCCATTTGGTGAGTTCTTTGCCAAGGACACCAATGCGGAAATGGTGTTTGTCGGTGGTGGTGCCGGTATGGCGCCCATGCGCTCGCATATCTTTGACCAGCTTCGCCGGATAAAAACTGATCGCAAAATGACCTTCTGGTATGGCGCTCGCAGCCTCAAGGAGTGTTTCTACAGCGAGGAATATGACGAGCTGGCTGAACAAAACCCCAATTTTGAGTGGCACCTCGCTCTTTCGGATCCTCAGCCCGAAGATAACTGGGAAGGGCTCACTGGTTTTATCCACCAGGTACTTTATGAAAATTATCTGAAAGATCATCCTGCTCCGGAAGATTGTGAGTATTACATGTGTGGTCCGCCCATGATGAATGCCGCAATGATTAAAATGCTGGTCGACTTGGGTGTAGAGCAAGAAAACATTCTTCTAGACGACTTTGGTGGTTAA
- the nqrE gene encoding NADH:ubiquinone reductase (Na(+)-transporting) subunit E: MEHYLGLLIRAIFIENMALAFFLGMCTFIAISKKVEAAIGLGIAVIVVLTITVPVNNIIYTALLAEGALSWTGIEALANVDLSFLGLLSYIGVIAAIVQIMEMFLDKYVPALYNALGVFLPLITVNCAILGAALFMVERDYNLAESTVYGFGAGTGWALAIMALAGIREKLKYSDVPEGLRGLGITFITVGLMSLGFMSFGGISL; encoded by the coding sequence ATGGAACATTATCTTGGTCTTCTGATTCGAGCAATATTTATCGAAAATATGGCCCTGGCTTTTTTCCTGGGTATGTGTACGTTTATTGCCATTTCGAAGAAAGTCGAAGCCGCTATCGGGCTAGGGATAGCGGTTATCGTGGTGTTGACGATCACCGTACCGGTTAACAATATCATCTACACAGCCCTTCTGGCTGAAGGTGCGCTTTCCTGGACAGGTATTGAGGCCTTGGCCAATGTTGACCTGAGCTTCCTGGGTTTGTTGAGCTATATTGGCGTGATTGCTGCCATCGTTCAGATTATGGAGATGTTTCTGGACAAGTATGTTCCAGCCCTCTACAACGCGCTGGGCGTTTTCCTGCCATTGATTACCGTGAACTGTGCCATTCTCGGTGCTGCATTGTTCATGGTGGAGCGCGACTACAATCTGGCCGAAAGTACTGTGTACGGGTTTGGTGCTGGCACTGGCTGGGCGCTTGCCATCATGGCTCTGGCAGGTATTCGGGAAAAGCTCAAATACAGTGATGTACCAGAGGGCCTACGTGGCCTGGGTATTACATTTATCACGGTTGGCCTGATGTCGTTGGGTTTTATGTCCTTCGGCGGCATATCCCTGTAA
- a CDS encoding NADH:ubiquinone reductase (Na(+)-transporting) subunit D, producing the protein MKIKDIIVRPIFDNNPIALQILGICSALAVTSSMKVSLVMCIALTVVVAFSNLFVSMLRNHIPGSIRIIVQMTIIASLVIVVDQIIKAVAYDISKQLSVFVGLIITNCIVMGRAEAFAMKNPPIPSFLDGIGNGLGYSMILIVVAFFRELLGTGKLMGVEIMAATNVGGWYVPNGLMLLPPSAFFIIGFIIWAIRARKKDQVEPADFTISANSGTKEAM; encoded by the coding sequence ATGAAAATCAAAGACATTATTGTCAGACCTATTTTCGATAACAATCCGATTGCCTTGCAGATATTGGGTATATGTTCTGCGCTCGCAGTGACATCCAGTATGAAAGTATCACTGGTTATGTGTATTGCATTGACAGTTGTGGTGGCATTTTCCAACCTGTTTGTTTCAATGCTTCGCAATCATATTCCCGGTAGCATTCGTATTATCGTACAGATGACGATCATTGCTTCTCTGGTGATTGTTGTTGATCAGATCATCAAGGCAGTGGCTTACGATATCAGTAAACAATTGTCAGTTTTTGTGGGGCTGATTATCACCAACTGTATCGTGATGGGTCGTGCAGAGGCTTTTGCCATGAAAAACCCACCGATCCCCAGCTTTCTGGATGGTATTGGCAATGGTCTTGGTTACAGCATGATTCTGATTGTAGTGGCCTTCTTCCGTGAATTGTTGGGCACGGGGAAACTGATGGGTGTCGAAATCATGGCAGCTACCAATGTCGGGGGCTGGTATGTGCCGAATGGCCTGATGCTTCTACCCCCAAGCGCCTTCTTTATCATTGGTTTTATTATCTGGGCAATTCGCGCCAGGAAGAAAGATCAGGTAGAACCGGCGGACTTTACAATTTCAGCCAATAGCGGCACCAAGGAGGCGATGTAA
- a CDS encoding Na(+)-translocating NADH-quinone reductase subunit C → MASNEGIGKVLTVAVALCLVCSVVVSSAAVLLRDAQQANKALDKKSNILSAAGLLEPGMSVEEQFKKIEVKMVNIDTGKFTDDVSPDTYDQRKAAKNPELSVNLSKEADVAGISRRAKYAVVYLVRDGDDLEKVVLPVRGPGLWSTLYGFIAIEGDLNTVAGLGFYEHGETPGLGGEVDNPLWKGNWPGKKIYGDDGDVQLTVIKGSVDKSRPEAIYQVDGLSGATLTTRGVDNLIEFWMGENGFGKFLSNLKAGEA, encoded by the coding sequence GTGGCTAGTAATGAAGGGATAGGTAAAGTTCTGACAGTTGCTGTCGCGTTGTGTCTGGTCTGTTCCGTGGTGGTGTCGTCAGCAGCCGTGCTGTTGCGTGATGCCCAGCAGGCCAACAAGGCGCTGGACAAGAAATCCAATATTCTTTCTGCCGCCGGATTGCTTGAACCCGGTATGAGTGTTGAAGAACAGTTTAAAAAGATCGAGGTCAAAATGGTGAATATCGACACCGGTAAGTTTACCGATGACGTTTCTCCAGACACTTACGATCAGCGCAAAGCAGCAAAGAACCCGGAGCTCTCGGTGAATCTTTCGAAAGAGGCAGATGTGGCCGGCATATCCCGTCGCGCAAAATATGCGGTCGTATATTTGGTGCGCGATGGTGATGACCTTGAAAAGGTGGTGTTGCCGGTCAGGGGCCCCGGGCTTTGGTCCACGCTTTATGGTTTTATTGCCATTGAGGGTGATCTCAATACAGTTGCCGGTCTGGGCTTCTACGAGCACGGCGAGACCCCTGGCCTGGGTGGCGAAGTTGATAACCCACTTTGGAAGGGTAATTGGCCGGGCAAGAAAATTTACGGGGATGATGGGGATGTTCAGCTGACAGTGATCAAGGGTTCTGTTGATAAATCCCGTCCGGAGGCTATTTATCAGGTGGATGGTTTGTCCGGTGCTACCCTGACAACACGTGGCGTTGATAACCTCATTGAATTCTGGATGGGTGAAAATGGCTTCGGTAAATTTCTCTCCAACCTGAAAGCCGGGGAGGCGTAA
- a CDS encoding NADH:ubiquinone reductase (Na(+)-transporting) subunit B: protein MKVLRNYLDKIEPHFEHGGKLHKWYALYEAVDTIFYSPGTVTKNGSHIRDGIDLKRVMITVWLAAFPAMFYGMYNLGFQANTILAGMDATSIEGWRGPLITLFAGHDPNSIWDCLWYGAVYFIPIYVVTFVVGGFWEVMFATVRGHEINEGFFVTSILFALVCPPDMPLWMVALGISFGVVIGKEVFGGTGKNFLNPALAGRAFLYFAYPAEMSGDAVWTAVDGYTGATALSVAASEGMAALQNQVTWLDAFFGNLHGSVGEVSTLAIFIGGALLLITRIASWRIVAGVMIGMIALSTLFNFIGSETNPMFAMPWYWHMVVGGFAFGMIFMATEPVSASMTNTGKLWYGLLIGVMAVLIRVVNPAFPEGIMLAILFANLFAPLIDHFVVQSNIKRRLARG, encoded by the coding sequence ATGAAAGTATTGCGTAATTATCTCGATAAAATTGAGCCTCACTTCGAGCATGGCGGCAAATTGCACAAGTGGTATGCCCTCTATGAAGCGGTAGATACGATTTTCTACTCTCCGGGAACAGTGACCAAAAACGGTTCACACATCCGCGATGGCATTGATCTGAAGCGTGTCATGATCACCGTCTGGCTGGCAGCCTTTCCGGCTATGTTTTATGGTATGTACAACCTCGGTTTCCAGGCCAACACGATCTTGGCAGGTATGGATGCCACATCCATCGAAGGCTGGAGGGGACCTTTAATCACCCTATTCGCCGGACATGATCCGAATAGTATCTGGGATTGCCTTTGGTATGGCGCCGTTTATTTCATTCCCATCTATGTGGTGACCTTTGTTGTGGGTGGCTTCTGGGAGGTTATGTTTGCCACCGTTCGGGGGCACGAAATCAATGAAGGTTTTTTTGTCACTTCAATCCTTTTCGCCCTTGTTTGCCCCCCGGACATGCCGCTGTGGATGGTGGCTCTGGGTATCAGTTTTGGTGTGGTGATTGGCAAGGAAGTCTTTGGTGGTACCGGCAAAAATTTCCTCAATCCAGCACTCGCCGGTCGAGCCTTCCTGTATTTTGCCTATCCTGCCGAAATGTCTGGCGATGCGGTATGGACCGCTGTCGATGGTTATACTGGCGCGACAGCCTTGTCTGTTGCCGCTAGTGAGGGAATGGCAGCACTGCAGAATCAGGTGACCTGGCTGGATGCGTTCTTTGGCAACCTGCATGGATCGGTCGGTGAGGTTTCCACGCTGGCCATCTTTATCGGCGGTGCCCTGTTGTTGATTACCAGGATTGCCTCTTGGCGCATTGTCGCCGGTGTAATGATCGGTATGATTGCATTGTCCACTCTGTTTAATTTTATCGGCTCTGAAACCAATCCCATGTTTGCCATGCCCTGGTATTGGCACATGGTGGTAGGCGGATTTGCTTTTGGCATGATATTTATGGCCACTGAGCCTGTTTCTGCCTCGATGACCAATACGGGCAAACTGTGGTACGGCTTATTGATTGGTGTTATGGCGGTGTTGATCCGCGTTGTAAATCCGGCCTTCCCGGAGGGAATCATGTTGGCGATACTATTTGCCAATCTGTTCGCGCCTCTGATCGACCACTTCGTGGTGCAATCCAATATCAAAAGGAGACTTGCACGTGGCTAG
- a CDS encoding Na(+)-translocating NADH-quinone reductase subunit A: MIKIRRGLDLPVSGSPEQVIHDGPTVKSVAVVGPDYVGMKPTMEVKEGDRVKLGQLLFTDKKTEGVRYTAPAAGVVTAINRGERRVLQSVVIDVEGDEEETFAAYSNDELSHLDRAAVVENLVNSGLWTSLRTRPYSKVPSPSATSPNSIFVTAMDTNPLSADPALVIAERAADFENGLTVISRLTDGAVHLCTSSDSVIKSGGAASVQLHSFSGPHPAGLAGTHIHFIDPVSDHKMVWTVGYQDVLAIGALFTTGHIDTRRVISLAGPQVVKPRLVRTRLGANLSDLTAGELKDGQNRLVSGSVLSGRAASGPFDFLGRYHVQVSVLLEGRQREFFRYLSPGSGRHSAMPIYLSSLNKSKKFDFTTNTNGSERAMVPLGNYEKVMPLDILPTQLLRALIVGDTETAQKLGCLELDEEDLALCTYVCVGKYEYGPILRDNLARIEKEG; encoded by the coding sequence ATGATTAAGATCCGTCGGGGATTGGACTTACCTGTTTCGGGCTCGCCCGAGCAAGTCATTCACGATGGTCCCACAGTGAAATCTGTTGCTGTTGTTGGCCCTGATTACGTTGGTATGAAGCCAACTATGGAAGTCAAAGAAGGCGACAGGGTCAAACTGGGCCAATTACTTTTTACTGACAAAAAAACCGAGGGCGTCCGTTATACCGCCCCGGCTGCCGGGGTGGTCACTGCCATCAACCGCGGTGAGCGGAGAGTGCTCCAGTCAGTGGTGATCGATGTGGAGGGTGATGAAGAGGAAACCTTTGCTGCATACAGCAACGATGAGCTGAGTCACCTCGACCGCGCGGCAGTGGTAGAGAATCTGGTCAATTCAGGCCTGTGGACTTCACTGCGCACGCGTCCCTATTCAAAAGTGCCGTCGCCATCTGCGACGTCGCCCAATTCCATTTTTGTCACTGCGATGGATACCAACCCGCTCTCAGCGGATCCGGCGCTGGTCATTGCCGAGCGAGCAGCTGACTTTGAGAACGGGTTGACCGTAATAAGCCGTCTGACGGACGGGGCAGTGCATCTTTGCACTTCCAGTGATTCCGTTATTAAAAGCGGAGGAGCGGCCAGTGTTCAGCTTCACAGTTTTTCAGGGCCGCACCCCGCTGGACTCGCCGGTACTCATATTCACTTTATCGATCCGGTGAGTGATCACAAAATGGTCTGGACAGTGGGTTACCAGGATGTGCTGGCGATAGGTGCATTGTTCACAACAGGCCATATCGATACCCGCAGAGTCATTTCGCTGGCGGGCCCCCAGGTTGTCAAGCCACGACTGGTTCGCACAAGACTGGGTGCCAATCTCTCCGACCTGACTGCCGGTGAACTAAAGGATGGCCAGAATCGACTGGTGTCCGGGTCAGTGCTCTCCGGTAGAGCGGCTAGTGGACCTTTTGATTTCCTGGGTCGTTACCATGTCCAGGTGTCTGTTTTGCTGGAAGGTCGGCAACGGGAGTTTTTCCGTTATCTTTCCCCAGGCAGTGGTCGGCACTCAGCGATGCCCATTTATCTGTCATCGCTGAATAAGAGTAAAAAGTTTGATTTCACGACCAACACCAATGGCAGTGAGCGGGCAATGGTGCCGCTGGGTAACTATGAGAAAGTAATGCCACTGGATATATTGCCCACCCAGTTATTGCGGGCACTGATTGTCGGTGATACAGAGACAGCTCAGAAACTGGGCTGCCTGGAGTTGGATGAGGAAGACCTGGCACTGTGTACCTATGTCTGCGTAGGAAAGTATGAATACGGTCCGATTCTTCGGGATAATCTGGCCCGCATTGAGAAGGAGGGCTGA
- a CDS encoding glyceraldehyde-3-phosphate dehydrogenase, whose protein sequence is MRGLPVTEQHRPIPADFFADWKERESLAEAMIPLIGKLYRQNNVSLYMYGKNMVNRSVIDLMKVHRFVRQIEQNELSEFETFPLILALSEMDLGPAHIDVGKLTVKYQDSGNGENLTAFLQREVGDDIGRVRKPLPQPQDVVLYGFGRIGRLLARLLIEKTGSGDLLRLRAIVVRKGGSADDLAKRASLLRRDSVHGAFDGTIRVIEDKNILVCNGNPIQVIYADSPAEVDYTRYGISNAIVIDNTGVWRDEEGLSRHLQCPGASKVILTAPGKGNIPNIVYGINQNEIAADTKIISAASCTTNAIVPVLKALMDEFGIDRGHVETVHSYTNDQNLIDNYHKGSRRGRSAALNMVITETGAAKAVAKALPELAGKLTGNAIRVPTPNVSMAILNLQLGRETTREELNEYMRKTALYSPLQQQIDYTISSEAVSTDFVGSRHACVYDSEATIVSGDSVVLYCWYDNEFGYSCQVVRCLENLAGVSWPMYPTA, encoded by the coding sequence ATGAGAGGTTTACCTGTGACCGAACAACATCGCCCCATTCCTGCCGACTTTTTTGCTGACTGGAAAGAGCGCGAGTCGCTGGCCGAAGCCATGATCCCTCTGATCGGAAAGCTTTACAGGCAAAATAACGTCTCTCTCTATATGTATGGCAAGAACATGGTCAATCGTTCAGTGATTGACCTGATGAAGGTTCATCGTTTTGTTCGCCAGATTGAACAAAATGAGTTATCGGAATTTGAAACCTTCCCTCTGATTCTGGCGTTGTCGGAAATGGATTTGGGGCCTGCCCATATCGACGTGGGCAAGCTGACTGTAAAATACCAGGACTCAGGTAATGGTGAGAACCTGACTGCGTTCCTGCAGCGGGAGGTGGGTGATGACATCGGTCGCGTACGCAAGCCGCTGCCACAACCCCAGGACGTGGTGCTTTACGGTTTTGGCCGTATCGGCCGGTTGCTGGCCAGATTGTTGATTGAAAAGACAGGTAGCGGTGATCTGTTGCGATTGCGTGCCATTGTGGTTCGCAAGGGGGGCAGTGCGGATGATTTGGCCAAACGAGCCAGCCTGCTACGACGTGATTCTGTTCACGGTGCGTTTGACGGCACCATCAGGGTCATTGAGGATAAAAATATTCTAGTTTGTAACGGCAACCCGATTCAGGTGATCTACGCCGACTCTCCTGCGGAGGTAGATTACACCCGCTACGGTATCAGCAATGCAATTGTGATTGACAATACCGGTGTATGGCGTGATGAAGAAGGTCTATCCAGGCACCTGCAATGCCCTGGTGCCAGCAAGGTGATTCTCACCGCGCCTGGCAAGGGCAATATTCCGAATATTGTTTATGGTATCAACCAAAATGAGATTGCTGCAGATACCAAAATAATTTCTGCCGCGTCCTGTACCACCAATGCCATTGTGCCCGTGCTGAAAGCCCTGATGGACGAATTCGGCATAGACCGTGGACATGTGGAAACCGTACATTCCTACACTAACGATCAGAACCTGATTGATAACTATCACAAAGGGTCACGTCGAGGTCGTAGTGCTGCGCTCAATATGGTGATTACCGAGACAGGTGCTGCCAAGGCGGTGGCAAAGGCATTGCCGGAGCTGGCTGGCAAACTGACTGGTAATGCGATACGGGTTCCGACTCCCAACGTATCCATGGCGATTCTCAATTTGCAGCTGGGTCGTGAGACGACCAGAGAAGAGCTCAATGAATACATGAGAAAAACCGCACTCTATTCGCCTTTGCAGCAACAGATTGACTATACAATTTCTTCCGAGGCGGTTTCGACCGATTTTGTCGGTTCACGGCATGCCTGTGTTTATGATTCAGAGGCGACGATTGTAAGTGGCGACAGTGTTGTGCTGTATTGTTGGTACGACAATGAGTTTGGCTATAGCTGTCAAGTGGTGCGATGTCTGGAAAATCTGGCTGGCGTATCCTGGCCGATGTACCCGACAGCGTGA